One stretch of Chryseobacterium indologenes DNA includes these proteins:
- a CDS encoding SbcC/MukB-like Walker B domain-containing protein, whose amino-acid sequence MIPVQLTIEGLYSYQERQTIDFRNLTDAGLFGIFGAVGSGKSSVLEAISFALYGETERLNMRDKRAYNMMNLKSNSSYIEFDFINYENKLFRATRDFRRNSKKFEDVKPYSVTFYENTNGKWIPLDHSNAEEIIGLSYSNFKRTIIIPQGQFKEFLELGAADRTNMMKEIFSLQRYDLQNNVSALNTRNRSELDQLEGQLKGFEEISEEKIQLQTNLLGEEQKKLVQANEKFEKVSQTYQQLKNLKTDFESLKQNREHFNNLSEQKPHMDALEAQSDLYDRTFRVFNPLITEKSRLSKGVIEKRVEKESQIKTVQETEILFNAIKEQLVVLEPKFKALEQSRIQENDLSLIVQILKFYDEIKTLNERTQKGSEKVAEVEIQRDIIQKKISELSKNLDVLKGQKLDASLLSNVGNWFLQQKNFKKSQQEQLEKTEKHQKQIELIAEELKPFALQENFKTDFTNKKEVLETQKKELSQKLDHLKIQKELSRFASELHDGEACPLCGAQEHPHIVEFHDVNTELQDIQEKIKVIEQEAHQLQHQETAIEKILDRKKIFEEQLASEQKVLQQIRKDIENHLQQFTWKEFSPDDEADFEKKRQDSFALEKKIEETDKILTLERETLEKESKVLEKYKNALETFKLDEATKQKEINISLSHLKILEWEPYKQKTVTEVEEAYHKLTQANTATEQLYQKAVQQEKDLAPKLAEQKAIVSQTEKQIEDFEKEISENQQTIDKALKENHFTVFNEVENILKQEINIQEARAKIQQFKIDFETLKKVIEGLDLKLKGLSFDDEQFSLTEKQFEEAQAELKQINDTVVTMIAEKDRLEKEYKKKEELLKELAKLQKRSENLKLMINLFKGAGFVQYVSSIYLRQLCDHANTRFHRMTRNQLSLQLNENNDFEIIDYLNEGRSRSVKTLSGGQAFQVSLSLALALAESVQSNAQADKNFFFIDEGFGTQDTESVNIVFETLTNLMKENRIVGIISHVEELKEKIPTALNIIKDEERGSLIQII is encoded by the coding sequence CCTTATATGGAGAAACAGAACGTTTAAACATGCGTGATAAAAGAGCCTACAACATGATGAATTTAAAATCAAATAGCTCTTATATAGAGTTTGATTTTATTAATTATGAAAATAAGCTTTTCCGGGCAACCAGGGATTTTAGACGAAATTCTAAGAAGTTTGAGGATGTAAAACCCTATTCTGTAACATTTTATGAGAATACCAACGGAAAATGGATTCCTTTGGATCATTCCAATGCAGAAGAAATCATTGGTTTAAGCTATTCCAACTTTAAGCGTACCATCATTATTCCTCAGGGGCAGTTTAAGGAATTTCTTGAATTGGGTGCTGCAGACAGAACGAATATGATGAAGGAAATTTTCAGCCTTCAGCGTTATGATCTTCAGAATAATGTTTCTGCATTAAATACGAGAAACAGATCAGAATTGGATCAGTTAGAAGGCCAGCTGAAAGGTTTTGAAGAGATCAGCGAAGAAAAAATTCAGCTTCAAACAAATCTTTTGGGTGAAGAACAGAAAAAATTGGTTCAGGCTAATGAAAAGTTTGAAAAAGTTTCTCAGACTTATCAACAACTGAAAAATTTAAAAACTGATTTTGAAAGTTTAAAACAAAACCGGGAGCATTTCAACAATCTTTCTGAGCAGAAACCTCACATGGATGCGTTGGAAGCCCAATCTGATTTGTATGACCGTACTTTCAGAGTTTTTAATCCATTAATTACTGAAAAAAGCAGGCTTTCAAAAGGCGTGATTGAGAAAAGAGTTGAAAAAGAAAGCCAAATCAAAACTGTACAGGAAACTGAAATTCTTTTTAATGCTATAAAGGAACAGCTTGTTGTTTTGGAACCTAAGTTTAAGGCCTTGGAACAATCCAGAATACAGGAAAATGATCTGAGTCTTATTGTACAGATTCTGAAGTTTTATGATGAGATCAAAACACTTAATGAAAGAACTCAAAAAGGCTCAGAAAAGGTCGCAGAAGTAGAAATTCAAAGGGATATCATTCAGAAAAAAATTAGTGAGCTTTCTAAAAACCTTGATGTTTTAAAAGGTCAAAAACTTGATGCTTCATTACTTTCTAATGTAGGGAATTGGTTTCTTCAACAGAAGAATTTCAAAAAATCACAACAGGAACAGCTTGAAAAAACAGAGAAACATCAGAAGCAAATTGAACTGATTGCTGAGGAGTTAAAACCTTTTGCTCTTCAGGAAAATTTCAAAACTGATTTCACGAATAAAAAAGAAGTTCTGGAAACCCAGAAAAAGGAACTTTCTCAAAAGCTGGATCATCTGAAGATTCAAAAAGAACTGTCCCGTTTTGCCAGTGAACTTCATGATGGAGAGGCCTGCCCGCTTTGTGGTGCTCAGGAGCATCCGCATATTGTAGAATTTCACGATGTAAATACAGAACTACAGGATATTCAGGAGAAGATCAAAGTGATTGAGCAGGAAGCACACCAGCTTCAGCACCAGGAAACTGCTATTGAAAAAATTCTTGATAGAAAGAAAATCTTTGAGGAACAACTGGCCTCTGAACAAAAAGTTCTTCAGCAGATCCGCAAAGATATCGAAAATCATCTTCAACAATTCACCTGGAAAGAGTTCAGTCCCGATGATGAGGCTGATTTTGAGAAAAAAAGGCAGGATTCTTTTGCTCTGGAAAAGAAGATTGAAGAAACAGACAAAATACTTACACTAGAACGCGAAACCTTGGAAAAGGAAAGTAAAGTTCTGGAAAAATATAAAAATGCTTTGGAAACTTTCAAATTGGATGAAGCCACCAAGCAGAAAGAGATCAACATCAGCCTTTCCCATCTTAAAATTCTGGAATGGGAGCCTTATAAACAAAAAACGGTAACTGAAGTTGAGGAAGCTTATCACAAATTGACACAAGCCAATACTGCAACTGAGCAATTATATCAAAAAGCAGTTCAACAGGAAAAAGATCTTGCCCCTAAACTTGCAGAGCAAAAAGCTATTGTCAGCCAAACTGAAAAGCAAATTGAAGACTTTGAAAAAGAGATTTCAGAAAATCAGCAAACTATTGATAAAGCTTTAAAGGAGAATCATTTCACAGTATTTAATGAAGTTGAAAATATTCTGAAACAGGAAATTAATATTCAGGAGGCGAGAGCCAAGATCCAACAATTCAAAATTGATTTTGAAACTTTAAAGAAAGTGATTGAAGGATTGGACCTGAAACTGAAAGGTCTTTCCTTTGATGACGAACAGTTTTCACTTACTGAGAAGCAGTTTGAAGAAGCTCAGGCGGAATTAAAACAGATCAATGATACTGTGGTAACCATGATTGCTGAAAAAGACAGATTAGAAAAGGAATACAAGAAAAAAGAAGAACTTCTGAAAGAATTGGCAAAGCTTCAAAAACGTTCTGAAAACCTGAAACTGATGATCAATCTGTTCAAAGGAGCGGGTTTTGTACAATATGTTTCCTCAATTTATTTAAGACAACTGTGCGACCATGCCAATACCCGCTTCCACAGAATGACAAGAAATCAACTGAGCTTACAGCTTAATGAGAATAATGATTTTGAAATCATCGACTACCTCAACGAAGGACGAAGCAGAAGTGTAAAAACGCTTTCGGGCGGACAAGCATTCCAGGTATCTTTAAGTCTTGCTTTGGCACTGGCAGAAAGTGTTCAATCTAATGCTCAGGCTGATAAAAACTTCTTCTTTATTGATGAAGGTTTCGGAACCCAGGATACCGAGTCTGTCAATATTGTATTTGAAACACTCACTAACCTGATGAAGGAAAATAGAATTGTGGGAATTATTTCTCACGTAGAAGAGCTTAAAGAAAAGATTCCTACAGCACTCAATATTATTAAGGATGAGGAAAGAGGAAGTTTAATTCAGATCATCTGA